The DNA segment AATGTGATCAGGATGCAGCCAGGGCCAACACGGATGGCAGTTACTCACACACAGGACATCAAGTCGTCTTTTGAGCTTTTCATCCCAGATTCCATCCAGGAAATTATTCTTGACTGCACTAATTTAGAAGGAAGACGTGTTtttggagagaggtggaaggaaATGGACCAAACCCAATTACACGCTTACTTCGGAGTTCTCATCCTTGCTGGAGTTTTCAGGTCCAAAGGGGAATCCGCAGAATCCCTGTGGGATGCAGAAACTGGCAGGGAAATTTTCCGTGCAACAATGTCTCTGGAAAACTTTCACATCATTTCCAGGATTATGCGCTTTGACAACCGAGATGACAGACCAGCTCGACGGCAGAGAGACAAACTAGCTGCCATCAGGACCGTGTGGGACAAGTGGGTGCGCCGCCTCCCCCTGCTGTACAACCCTGGGCCAAATGTCACCATTGATGGACAGCTGATGCCATTTAGAGGCCACTGCCCCTTTCGGCAGTATTTACCATCTAAACCTGCAAAGTATGGTATAAAGATCTGGGCTGCCTGTGATGCCACTTCCTCATATGCTTGGAACTTACAGGTCTCCACAGGGAAACCTGATGGAGGAGCCCCCGAGAAGAACCAAGGAATGAGAGTTGTCCTCGACATGTCTCAGGGACTCAGTGGACACAACATCACATGCGACAGTTTTTTTACCTCGCACAAACTGGGACAGGAGCTCCTGAAGAGGAAGCTGACCATTGTGGGAACAATAAGGAAAAACAGGTCAGAGCTCCCACCTCAACTGCTAACTTCAAAGAACAGGCCTGTCAAGTCATCCAAGTTTGCATACACGGCTGACACATCCCTGGTGTCCTACGTGCCAAAGAAAGGCAAGAATGTGGTACTCATGAGTACACTGCACAGGGATGGAAGAATGTGTGACCAGGAACATCACAAACCAGAGATCATCATGGATTATAATGCCACAAAAGGAGGGGTGGACAACATGGACAAGCTGGTGACGGCCTACAGCTGCAAATGGAGGACTCTACGCTGGCCCCTGGTGATATTCTTTGACATGTTGGACATCTCAGCGTACAATGCCTTTGTCATTTGGATGGCACTGAACCCAGAGTGGAAAGgagtgaagctccagaaaagacGGCTCTTTCTTGAGGATCTGGGAAAGGAGTTGGTGAGACCACAAATCgagagaagaaaacatatcCCCAGAACCCCAGCCTCTGCGGCCATGGTGAGGAGGATTCAGAAGGAGAATGCTGGTGCCCTGTCCACCCAACCCACAGAACCACAATCTGCAGAGCCTGAAGTAAGTGTGTGACGCTGTTGCAGTACATGTCTGGCACTcatgtcttgtgtgtgtgtgtgtgtgtgtgtgtgtgtgtgtgtgtgtgagagagagagagagagagagagagagaggtgttaGTAAAATCCCTGATCTTTTCATTATTCTAGGTTGTGAACACCAGCAACAAGAAGAAGCGGTGCGAAGTGTGCGGCCCTAAGATGGACAGGAAAACACAATACACATGCATCAAGTGCAAAAAGTatatctgcaacacacacacagtaaagctCTGCCCCTCGTGTGTTGTATAGGCTCGTGGCCAAAGGCCATGTGTTCACTGGGGCTGATGTGTTGTCTTGACTGATATGTTTACtctgtgttcatgtgttcagcttgtgttgtgcacctgtatgggttaaatttcaagttcatagaaataaaagtcagtagttttgaaaaaccttgcttcacttgtaaatttgtttccgctcatatcttgattttaattgattttctttattatgttttaaataataagttataaatgtgacctaatcagaagccatggatgaacaaggaggtgcggctcctgctgaaggtgcgcaacactgccttcagatcaggagaagcccaggcctacagcacagccagggctaacctgaggaggggcatcaaaaaggccaagcacacctacaaacgcaagattgagggtcacttttccagctctgaccccaggcgtatgtggcaaggcatccaggccatcaccgactacaaacccaacaactccagccccacagtcatggacaccaccttcctgaacgagcttaataccttctatgctcgcttcgaaaaggacgacaaggacactgccactaggacccctctcccagcagaccaccaacccatcacactatcatctaccgccgtctacacagccctcagccggatcaatccacgcaaggctgctggtcctgatggcatccctggacgtgtgctcagggcatgcgaagaacagctcgccgggatttttacggacatcttcaatctgtccctcgcccatgcagtggtcccgtcttgcttcaaggccacaactatcgtcccagtcccgaagcattccagaccaacctgcctcaatgactaccgcccggtagcactcacccccatcattatgaagtgcttcgagcgactggtcctggctcacctgaaggactgcctcccaaccacactcgatccacaccagtttgcctaccgcagcaacaggagcatagatgatgcagtctccatagcactgcactctgtgctcacacacctggacaacacgaacacctatgcacgattgctgtttgctgacttcagctcagctttcaacaccgtcgtcccctccaagctgatcaccaaacttggagacctgggcatcaacccctccctctgcaactggactctggacttcctgaccgacagaccacagcgtgttaggtcaggtcacagctgctccaccaccatcacactcagcaccggtgtgccacaaggctgtgtgctgagcccgttcctctactctctattcacccacgactgcagacctgtacatggatccaactccatcatcaagtttgcagacgacacaacggtgatcggtctcatcagcaacaacgacgagacagcctacagagaggaggtagagcgcctgaccacatggtgcgctaacaataacttggtcctcaacaccagcaagaccaaggagctcatcgtggacttcaggaaagcaagaggaggcacacaggaccccatccacatcaacgggatggccgtcgagcgtgtctccagcttcaagttcctggggacccacatctcagaggacctgtcctggaccacaaacacctccagcatcatcaagaaggctcaccagcgcctcttcttcctgaggacactgaggaagaaccagctatcctcggctgtcctggtgaacttctatcgctgtgcgatagaaagcatcctgaccaactgcgtgtcagtctggtatggaagctgcactatcgctgagcacaaggccttgcagagggtggtgaaaactgcccaacgcatcacaagaactacactccctgccatcggagatgtccagaggaagcgctgcctgcatcgagcacgcagcatactcaaggactcctcccaccccgcccacagactattttccctcctgccctccgggaggcgctacagaaccctcaggactcggaccagtagactgaggaacagcttcttccccagagcggtgtccctgttgaactcctgctgacccttacacactccacacctcactacactacagcagtttacacaacaactcactagcttagtaaccaatgtagctactgtttaaacctgtcctgcgcactcatgcactttatcatctgtatacacgtaatttataatttgcacatctcctctatcttatgtaaatagctaaatagctcctgcacttatagtccaaggcatttaatgtaaacaccatctgtaaaatatgtttatagcacaacccggtaaacgattgtaaaataaccgccatactgtatttattaagttattatcctcacttgctgcttcttttgcacttctggttagatgctaaactgcattttgttgctctgtacctgtacatgtgcaataacaataaagttgaatctaatctaatctaatctaacaaaggtaaagggcaaatattaaccatatatattgtttatactgcttgtaattgggatgaggtaaacatctgttcagtattttaacataaaagtgtttgattgtgaggtattaaaagccacaaaatgcaacgggtccatcagacccacaaacgctggctgagtaacaacaatatgaacattacacaagggttaGCACATTagttgtaaaatacaaaaaaaagtaCGAAAAATAGCTTTAAATGCTGCTAATGTTgatttttgttcatttatttcgATAGCAGAGAAATAATGAATAATCTCTCAGTCCTTCATAAAAACTAACATCCCAGAGAGCGCTTGGTAGTGTGCCCTGACTTTACGCtgttcaccagcagggggcagtcgAGCACACTTTCTTGTATTAAGGGCGAAGAAGAAGCATCGGAAGAGCTCGTCCAATCAGCGGAGCGGATGCCCTGCTAACCCCGCCCCTCACAGAAACCGCCATCATGAAAGTACAAACAAGAAAGTGTCAGTTGAGCCGCTATTCTCTGTGGATCCTAACTAGGTAAAGTTTGATTAGGTTCTGAGCTAACGGCAGATGTTGACCAGTCAGATCTTTGGACCATAGTAACTGATATTACTTTATTTATTCTGTGTAGAACCCACTCACATGGTTGATTGGTTGTACTTGGGGCACAGCTGTGGCCGAACGTCTGCAGTATTACCCAGCTAAGGGTCATGTTAGCCGCAGTAGCTAGCTTTACTTTATCTTATCTAAACGCCTGCAGCAATGATTAAACTTTGTTATCTGCTGATAGCAGCGGCCGATGTCCATGAAGCTGCTGTGGAAAATGAAACATGTGTAAAAGTTGCCGTTTTGTTAGcctgctaacaggctaacatgTAAAGTTAGAGCCCGCCAATTTGGAGACATTTATTCTAATTAAATGAAGGTAAAACATCTGGAAAGGAAGCATTTAAGCTCTTGGTGAGGCCATTTTGTAAGGGTTCCTTTCCAAACTGATCCCAGTTCTCTCACTTTTATGCAAATACTGATAAATTATCGAAGCAATTTGAGTCCAGATTTGTTATTAAACATCTGAATGATTCAACGTTAAATAAGTGTTTAACCTTAAATGTGCTGTTGCTACTCACTCTATAGTTGAATAGAAATGGATGCTTTTATCATTTGAATGGCACAAAGTTCTCAGAAAGATTATTCGAGTCAGTAAATGTTGATAGTATATTCGGACCTAACTTCTCCTGCAGGTGTATCTTTCCAGTTCTTAAACGTGATGATTGTggtttttaatttgtttcattATCAATGTAGTCAAATTCACCTGATTTCTCTGTCATCTGCTGTGAGGACTTCttagaggacaggaagaggctgTCAGCACATGTGTGTACTATTCCCACTATCTCAGAGAATGGGTTTGCTGGGAATAAGGTGCCTGGACGTGAATCCTGCCTTTCACACGTTCATCTGCAGAATAAACTGATCTGACATGAGTGACGTGGACGAAGAGATGGACAGATCTGCGGGGTCAGATGAAGAGCCCGAGGATCAGCTGTCCCCGGATGACCAGTTGATTCACAACAGCTCCAAAGGCCAAAGTAAAGAGAACAGCGGGATGAAGGAATTCTGGTGAATTCTGGTGAGTTTTGatcgtccctctctctctctctctgcctctgctgtcGCAGCTGCGGGTGAAATTGTTGAGGGAAAACGGACGAAGAAGACGGTGGAGAGGCTTGACTTCCAGGCACCCAAGCaaaaggagaagctgaagaTAGGAGATGGTAAATCTTTAAATGTTCAGACTTGCAGAAATAGAGACATATTTAACACTTCCTTTCCCTTCAGGCACAGGAGAAAAGTTAGGAGACATTCCTCGCACCAGCTACCAGATCGCTAAGATGAAACCAGCCGATCTGAAGCCTCTACACGCCATCCTGTTTGACAGACCCGGAAAGGTAGGATATACGTATGGACGTCATACAGCGTATGGACGACCAGACCATGGTCGTCAAGGTTACGCCACTGAAGAGCAGGGTTGTGCTTTGACACTCGACCTGAAGCTTCCAGGGAAGGGAGGTGGTCATACCTGATAAATAGTTGTGTGACTGTAACGGATCGATAACTGATCACCTCAAATGATTCTGTCCTCTTCTCAGCTCGCCACCATTAAGAAGAACCTGCGTCTCTTCAACGGGTTTCCCTTTGACGGCGACAGCGAAGAGTATTCGAGGAAACGGGAGAAACTGCTGAAGTCGGTGTCAGGCTCGCGTCAGCTGAACTCTTCATCATGAAGATGAGGAGTTTAACTGTCTTTCTGAATGCAGGAACTCGAACTTCACCAACAGTAAACTGAAAGTTGTCTGTGGTGTTTTGGATCTGGAGAAGAAAGGAACTCACTCCGATCTGATCCACAGGATCATGAACTTCCTCCTGGCACCAAAGAACAGCGGAAAGGTGAGGAGATGAATCCAACgccttcttccttttctgtctctctccatttGGAATCCAAAAGTTTGACTTTAACGGTGACTGAGTTGATCTTcggattttctttgtttttagagTCTTGAATCAGAGAAATGTGAAGCTTCTATTTCAGTGTTTGTGTCCCGACAGCGTCTGCCcatcaagaaaaagaagaagtcGAAGAAGAAGCTGTCGGGGGACGACACCAcggcaaaaacaaagaacaaagccaaacctcagagctcctccagccCCAAAAAGTTCAAGACTGGAAGCAAGTCCAAGGCCATCGTCATGGACTCCAGCagcgacgaggacgaggacgaggacagggTGGACGCGTCTGCTGGGGGAGACGAGTCGGCCCCTGAAGACAAACCTTCAGACAAAGACGAGGAGCAATCGGACAggtctgaagaggaggaagaggtgaggAAGGGAGACTTGTGGAGCCACGGCGGCGGTTCCAGCCTTTCTCAGCCGTATGTCCGTTTCAACCTTTCAGTCCCCCACATCCAAGTGGAGCAGAGGGACGTCCAGGAAGACGACGAGACAGCGGTCCAAGGCCGCTCCTCCTCCgaagaggatgaagaaagaCCTTTCGGATGGTTCCGGACCCGACAGTGATGTCCCAGAGAAGGTAAACACTGAAGCTCGTTTGACCTCAGCCGCCGCTTCACACTCGCCCGTCTGTTGTTGACAATTCCAGCctaaaaagaagaaacctgcagctaaaaCCAAgaaggccgacagcagcagcagcaagaccCCCAACACAGGTGAGCTGCAGGTGATTGGGGGTTACGTGGAGCAGGCTCACCTGACTTGACCTTCCTTCCTCAGCGGACGACAGCTCGGATGACGAGCCGCTTATCAACATGGTGAAAAAGGCGCCCAGTGACGAGGACCTGAGGGAGACGGTGAAGAGCCTGCTGAAGGACGCCGACCTGGAGGAGATGACCATGAAACAGATCTGCCAGAGGGTGAGAACCACCCTTAGGCCGGATCCTGAAAACCACAACATGGTCCACATGGATaactccttctctccttccttcctcccttccttccttccttcaggtGTTTGACAGGTATCCAGATCACGACCTGAGCAGCAGGAAAGACTACATCAAACAGACCGTCAAATCAGTgagcgctcacacacacccttgtcCTTCTATCCTTGTGAGGACGTTAGTAGACATAATACACTTCCCAGCTCCCAACCCCTCCCGAACATCCCATAATCCTGACCTATCTTAGTAGGAGTGTTTGGGTGCCTCTTCGTGACCCTGCAGGGGGGAAAGCATTAAAGAGAAATATGTAGCaagaacacatacacacgcttAAACTCAGAATCCCGAAATGAAATCGAGGCGGGGCGGTCATGAAGAGCTGAACGTACATTTGCTTTAACGCTACTTTCCAGCATTaacacacctgctgcagccGGAGGAGCTGCAGTCGTGTTAAAAGCTACAACCTGGTGCGGGACTTTCACTTTCCCGCAGTAACGGCACGAAGGAGGAGAGGTCCAGATGTGGACATCATGGCCTCCACCAGTCACATGTCCCTAGAAGGCCTCAGGGCCCTTTGACAGCACCACACCCCTAAATTAGGCTATAGGAGTGTTTCTCCCTGGTGTGAAGGCCAAACCTTCCATGACCTTTAAGCCGCTGAGGCGCCAATATGTTCGGCCATCTTGGCGTGTTCCTGATgagttctgttgtgttctgatgttgttttctgtgtttctgccacCAGCTGCTCACATGAAGGTGCCGGCGGAGGAACGTTTTACTGAAGTTTGTTTTtagtttgcatttgttttctACAGAATGTGTTACGTTGTGTGTCCCAGCAGAATCAGCTGTTTGTATTTTTGTATATCAGCATGTAATTCTGTTATTAAAACCCTGTCCTCGGATCTCTCTGTGCTTCTGTCCGCCTCCATGAACACAGCGGACTGCTGAATGTTACTGTGGCGCCACCTCATGGACATATATATTATGACTCCTGTACGGTGGCTGCTGAGGGTCAATATGGAGTTTTGTTCCACAAGTCGGCCTTAATTTTGTAATTAATGGTGTAGTTTAAATAGATCAGAGCTGTTGATTTATATTATTTtgtttgtaattttatttttaaatatatgttaTAAATTGATATGTACCAATGATCATCTTGATAACCTCCGAGGGTCTCTCAACCCTAGGGTGGGAACCTAAGTCGACCACTGTCAAACACATGTTGGTATTTTAAAGGAGCTTATTTTCAGAAATTGTCCAATAATCTTTTGTTCTTCAGCTGTGTTCACACATTTGAAGGTTCAAGTGCTGGAACCTGACGATCCAGGAACGTTCtgagcacatttttattatttctacAATTACATTTGAGTATCTGAACAACAAAAGTTCTCATTTCTTTAAGAGAATCAAAGAACGTATTCCAGGGGAGGAGAAAGTGAGAACCTTCCTGAGGGGTACAGCCAGTGTTGAGACAGGTCTGAGAGCCAGAGAGCTGTGACTGAAGGTGTGTTCAGGCCTTCAGCCTGTGGGGCAGCAGTTTcacgaagtttgggtttgtctTCAGAACTAAGCGAGATTTCATATCAGCTCTGTGAACCACTCAGAAACGttgaaggaaggaggagggaagaaagcAACAACCGAACCCTGTCACAACAGGACAACAATGTCAGCTTTGCATACCAAATGTTTCTGGAGCTTTGGAACATTTCAGTCCTAAACATCTGAAGCTGCAAAATCTTGAAGACCTCCTGCTTTTGCAAGTTGAAAATGACAAGTTTCAGTTGTGGACCAGGACTGTGTGTCTGAAAACTCCAGATGTGAACATCAGTCTCTTGTCCCAGACGTTTAGTAATAATGGGAATCTTAACGAGTTTACGTTCTGTTACATTACAGGAAGTATGAGGCGGTCCGAGCAAAATAAGTTTGGAAACTTGGTTAAATGCTGTAAATAAGATTCATGATCAGAAACTTGACTGGTGAAACCATTTTGGGTCCTTCTGGGTCCTTGATGTTTCATCtcaatgtttttttatttaaaaaaaaaaaaagagtcttgAAACCTTTCAGGATCGACGTCTCAAAGGTTCTGTGAGCACGAACAAAGGGGAGGCCGTGGAAGGGGACCAGGACgcttgtcttcctcctcctcaggtctCTTCTGGTTGGACATTTCTCTCACCAAGCAGCCAATAGGTGGTCATCTGTCCTTTGCCCTTGACGGGGATGTTGCCCCGCAGCTCCAGCTGGAAACACTGAAAGTCCTGCAGGACCTCGTGAGTTGCTGCCGACACGTGGATCTTTAGCGCTGTGAGGAAGAAAGACAGGTGCTGAAGGAGGGCTGGTGAACCAGCGCTGCGTGATCACGTGACACCTGTGTGGTCGCACGCATCGGCCGACCTTCTCCGCTGGATTCCATCCGTGAGGAGGTGTTGACTGTGTCGCCAAACAGACAGTAACGTGGCATCTTCAGCCCGACCACGCCAGCGCACACCGGACCTGCGAGGTCACCACACGCGCACGGTTCATCAACATATCAAGTGGTTACTATAGCAACGTGTGAAAATATGGTCACCAGGAAATTCTGGTAAAAAGTGGCAGCGGTggacaggacgggacgggacgggacgggacgggagtCTCACCGCTGTGGATACCAATACgcagcttcagctgctcctctggtCGGTGGCAGATCTGGAACGTTCGGACTGCGTCCAGCAGGGCCAGAGCCATGCGGGCGATCTCTCGACCGTGCAGCTTCCCGTTCCTCACCGGCAGCCCTGACACCACCATGTAGGCATCGCCAATGGTCTCCACCTGgcgtcaccatggtaacacaGGTGACATGAGGAAAACTGAATGTTGTTGCCCATCAGACATCCCAAATCAATAACTTCATCATTCAGTCACCTTGTAGACATCAAAGTTGTCAATGATGGCGTCAAAACACGTGTAGAGGTCGTTCAACAGGGTCACCACCTGCAGAATGACAAAACCtaagtgtcacatgacctgacaTCACACAAAAGGTCAGTCATGACTCCGCCTACCTCCAGCGGTGTACTCTCTGCCGATATCGCAGTAAAACCAACGATGTCACTGAAATAGATGGTAACCGAATCAAACGCCTCCGCCTGAACCGTCTCACCTCGCTTCAGCTGCTCCGCCACCgagctgagggggaggggcaTAACCAAGAGGTGGGCATGTGTACACAACTACAGCAGCTGGCCCAATATAGGCAGTACCGACTGGTATCTGTGCAGTACCGACTGGTATCTGTGCAGTACCGACTGGTATCTGTGCAGTACCGACTGGTATCTGGGCAGTACCGACTGGTATCTGGGCAGTACCGACTGTTATCTGTGCAGTACCGACTGGTATCTGGGCAGTACCGACTGGTATCTGTGCAGTGCCGACTGGTATCTGTGCAGTACCGACTGGTATCTGTGCAGTACCGACTGGTATCTGGGCAGTACCGACTGGTATCTGGGCAGTACCGACTGTTATCTGTGCAGTACCGACTGGTATCTGGGCAGTACCGACTGTTATCTGTGCAGTACCGACTGGT comes from the Takifugu rubripes chromosome 7, fTakRub1.2, whole genome shotgun sequence genome and includes:
- the LOC101062240 gene encoding piggyBac transposable element-derived protein 4-like translates to MLTMLQHCLGTAGAETQQLCHCGLLSQPIKMAKRNSAQRALESILEDREVLGDDVEEEVSEFEDHISENSESDSDSEDDEIEHQPVPKQRRAPGPGRQQPAPGPEQASQHGGEIWMSKNSEIEWSSRPRKGPPHKAANVIRMQPGPTRMAVTHTQDIKSSFELFIPDSIQEIILDCTNLEGRRVFGERWKEMDQTQLHAYFGVLILAGVFRSKGESAESLWDAETGREIFRATMSLENFHIISRIMRFDNRDDRPARRQRDKLAAIRTVWDKWVRRLPLLYNPGPNVTIDGQLMPFRGHCPFRQYLPSKPAKYGIKIWAACDATSSYAWNLQVSTGKPDGGAPEKNQGMRVVLDMSQGLSGHNITCDSFFTSHKLGQELLKRKLTIVGTIRKNRSELPPQLLTSKNRPVKSSKFAYTADTSLVSYVPKKGKNVVLMSTLHRDGRMCDQEHHKPEIIMDYNATKGGVDNMDKLVTAYSCKWRTLRWPLVIFFDMLDISAYNAFVIWMALNPEWKGVKLQKRRLFLEDLGKELVRPQIERRKHIPRTPASAAMVRRIQKENAGALSTQPTEPQSAEPEVVNTSNKKKRCEVCGPKMDRKTQYTCIKCKKYICNTHTVKLCPSCVV
- the LOC101062688 gene encoding protein DEK-like — its product is MSDVDEEMDRSAGSDEEPEDQLSPDDQLIHNSSKGQTAGEIVEGKRTKKTVERLDFQAPKQKEKLKIGDGTGEKLGDIPRTSYQIAKMKPADLKPLHAILFDRPGKLATIKKNLRLFNGFPFDGDSEEYSRKREKLLKNSNFTNSKLKVVCGVLDLEKKGTHSDLIHRIMNFLLAPKNSGKRLPIKKKKKSKKKLSGDDTTAKTKNKAKPQSSSSPKKFKTGSKSKAIVMDSSSDEDEDEDRVDASAGGDESAPEDKPSDKDEEQSDRSEEEEESPTSKWSRGTSRKTTRQRSKAAPPPKRMKKDLSDGSGPDSDVPEKPKKKKPAAKTKKADSSSSKTPNTADDSSDDEPLINMVKKAPSDEDLRETVKSLLKDADLEEMTMKQICQRVFDRYPDHDLSSRKDYIKQTVKSLLT